In Halalkalibaculum roseum, a single window of DNA contains:
- a CDS encoding cation diffusion facilitator family transporter, which yields MENSRSKNALRISLLVSVLSLCVKTGGFYLTDSTTALSDALESIIHIVAVSFVYYGFILSAKPADDKHLYGHERVEFLSVGIEGAVIIIAGITIIYQSIEQYLFGHIVQNLDVGILMMTVAGGINFFLGRYLVKIGREENNMMVVSNGKHTLTDVWTSIGVVATLVIIRFTEWMILDAIVGFFLALFIMYEGFKLLKYSVDGLMDSKNPEVHEAILSVLNDELPGSMKSYHHLRHRTAGNTTWIELHALFESDVDLKKAHEDATKLERALINSLSGDVIVTIHLEPDGVHEQAHKHLKDADQNRPMEDYI from the coding sequence TTGGAAAATTCACGTTCAAAAAATGCCCTCAGGATTAGTCTCCTGGTCTCCGTGTTATCGCTTTGCGTTAAAACAGGAGGTTTTTATCTGACGGATTCTACCACCGCACTGTCGGATGCGCTGGAGTCTATCATTCACATAGTGGCAGTGTCCTTTGTCTATTATGGTTTTATCTTAAGTGCCAAGCCGGCTGACGACAAGCACCTCTATGGTCACGAACGGGTTGAATTCCTTTCCGTAGGTATTGAGGGAGCCGTCATTATAATTGCGGGAATCACAATTATTTACCAGTCAATAGAACAGTACCTGTTCGGGCATATCGTACAAAACCTGGATGTTGGTATTCTCATGATGACGGTCGCGGGAGGCATCAATTTTTTCCTTGGTCGTTATCTCGTAAAAATCGGGCGGGAAGAAAATAACATGATGGTTGTCAGCAACGGCAAGCACACCCTGACCGATGTGTGGACCAGTATCGGCGTGGTTGCCACCCTAGTGATCATACGGTTTACCGAGTGGATGATTCTGGACGCTATTGTGGGCTTTTTCCTGGCTCTTTTCATCATGTATGAAGGGTTTAAACTGTTGAAATACTCGGTAGACGGACTCATGGACAGCAAGAACCCTGAAGTCCATGAAGCAATACTCTCTGTGCTTAACGACGAACTGCCGGGCTCCATGAAAAGCTATCATCACCTTCGGCACCGGACTGCCGGCAACACCACCTGGATCGAACTGCATGCCCTTTTTGAAAGTGATGTTGATCTGAAGAAGGCTCACGAAGATGCTACCAAGCTGGAACGGGCGCTAATAAACAGTTTAAGCGGGGATGTTATCGTGACCATTCACCTGGAACCGGACGGGGTACACGAGCAGGCCCATAAGCACCTGAAAGATGCCGACCAAAACCGCCCGATGGAGGATTATATTTAA